In Diceros bicornis minor isolate mBicDic1 unplaced genomic scaffold, mDicBic1.mat.cur scaffold_263_ctg1, whole genome shotgun sequence, the genomic stretch ggtatttgaaagacatctacatttcagtggttgttgctctgcctgggaaagtccctccaacctctacatccagggagatctgaggggctgtctctgctcctggcccaggtgaaccacactgaaatgcacctgtcctctgaggaagggggacttgagggtgtcattcagtagccagggaggggactggccgtcctcccttctcccacataccataagctctgaccatacatgagttcttaattcaaggcggaatgtgagattctgtgtctcatttacatgagcataagcagtgaaagaaccacaccacaacacccaggctgtgacagaaacagaacttactgcaacattcaaatctgatatttactcttaaacatatactaatgctcctcctcaatggataaacagtccctggggtgcagatgtcagggatttggaggggggtcgtgccctccgcctggggctttaggggaaaccagggaaagtcttcagatgtcctccttcacttggggtggggggggaagagctgacccggtgcaccccgagggtcccagtggccctgctgctcaggaggagctgcacttgtggtctccagagggttatggctccttgccaagggcacggtggctgaagagaagaaacagactattttggggaaccttcctgagattcacggcacacctccctgccccacaacactcttatccaaaccctgtgccgagtgctcagtccatcaacagcacctcgtttgtccctgatgggggaggcatcatttagcatcactcatttaagaggaggcaaccgagtcccagagaggagaggggagcggcctgtcccaggcctggccagcactggagctgggatccaggcccatgcttagcccgaagctgtactgagcccctggattcagtcgctgctgctcctgacactcactcggccctgaactggaggatgtccggttcctctttctcctgaagagccgcattttgctcgtcttctggtgtgtgggctccagccggcaggagaggcagtagctacaggacagagtggcctgtgagctaccaggagccgcacctcaggtgtccctcccagagcctgccagcagctgagtcccggtgccccatgggtcaccacgcaatgaggtctggggctgatcagggagccaggccccACGCTCTGCAGCCGGCCGGccgagagagtctggcctgccctcacccaactcctgtgcccctcacctctcatcaacactgaggggctccatcgcctggaaccaggccccaaatcgctcctcgggattCAGGTCATATTcacttgcagcctgctggagcagctggatcttcCTAATGACtttgtatttctgggaggaaggacaggatgcagacaggtcccgggtggggaaccctgccagggacttgtgcggagtgaggatctggtctggggtctgtgctcactcgggaaccctccttccttcccactccattcaggacttgcctgtcctcacagttggcttgaattagttcctcatccaggaaggtgtccttgatgccagcccctcccgcacccgccaacgtgatgggattcccagctttgtagcatctaactgtcccaacaaatataagacccgagggatgaggacacgtGACATCTTGCCacgggaggtctgtgatttccacttccccaccctccccacagctgctgacctcacgccatttctggaagttgaccagatttccctggaagggagacagccaatgtccatcagtaacggccccctaagcccataaccagcccccatcccaccccttctcaggctgcaggaatgtcagggcccagcagagggcagaccttccacaaagagaacttgacactgggccaggctctgggctccagagcaggagggacaggggagctgaagccagagaccttgcagcccacccatttctgatgacagacgggaagactgaggcctcaggcaaaaagggacagctggaccacagatgtgcttcctcacttgcaggggctgatggcactcccccaggggcagggcccaagggggaggctgaatccagctcagacacagcctcctgcagctttgcaggcaggcagctatgagcttcactagTCCTGAGAGCCTGGTAGGGGGCTTACGCGGAGCCTCCATTCACGCATCACTAAGACGGGCCTGACTCTGACTCcctagctcccaggggtggccatgatgctctcatgagaggaggtttgccaggtacagagagctcagggcccagtgcaaggcTCTCACCTCCCAAAccacaggatcctgctccctggccccacctccaggctcactcacttgtagatcatcctccatcccaatgtccagcagtttcaggtgattgaggaacgtgcccaggaaggggacgacaccctgtgaaatcagggtgggagtggggatgagtcccagctctcaggtgcccccatggaccctcccccaaatcccttcaccccagcctcctgcccaccgcagactcccacagagagcagcctaggaccctcagcagcctcccccctgttgcaccctccaggaccacccaacgtccc encodes the following:
- the LOC131402776 gene encoding ral guanine nucleotide dissociation stimulator-like, producing the protein MEEVNSVWATQEMDPQGAQERQQQQGVVPFLGTFLNHLKLLDIGMEDDLQKYKVIRKIQLLQQAASEYDLNPEERFGAWFQAMEPLSVDESYCLSCRLEPTHQKTSKMRLFRRKRNRTSSSSGPICFFSSATVPLARSHNPLETTSAAPPEQQGHWDPRGAPGQLFPPHPK